A part of Olleya sp. Bg11-27 genomic DNA contains:
- a CDS encoding LptE family protein: MKKLKYLLLLFASSTLIGCGAYSFTGADIGTAETFQVNYFKNTSNLIEPGLDLDFTRALQDLIQNQTSLSLVNSGADLIYEGEITNYRISPTTATANSTAAQNRLTIGVKVQFYNKKDSEKDFEKSFSFFYDYTGSELLSGSTKTTAHDEIFERLTQDVFNASLANW; encoded by the coding sequence ATGAAAAAGCTAAAATATCTTTTACTACTTTTTGCCTCTTCGACTTTAATCGGTTGCGGAGCTTACTCTTTTACAGGTGCTGATATTGGAACTGCCGAGACTTTTCAAGTCAATTATTTTAAAAACACCTCAAATCTAATAGAACCGGGATTAGACTTAGATTTCACCAGAGCACTGCAAGATTTAATTCAAAACCAAACCAGTCTTAGTTTAGTTAATTCTGGTGCTGATTTAATTTACGAAGGCGAAATAACAAATTACCGCATCTCTCCAACTACAGCAACTGCCAATAGTACAGCAGCACAAAACCGGTTAACAATAGGTGTGAAAGTTCAATTTTATAATAAAAAAGATAGTGAAAAGGATTTCGAAAAATCATTTTCATTTTTCTATGATTATACGGGTAGCGAACTATTATCTGGATCTACAAAAACAACAGCCCACGATGAAATTTTTGAACGTTTAACACAAGATGTTTTTAACGCCTCACTTGCAAATTGGTAA
- a CDS encoding sigma-54 interaction domain-containing protein: protein METIQSIKQRFGIIGNSPTLNRAIEKAMQVAPTDISVLVTGESGVGKESIPKIIHQLSHRKHGKYIAVNCGAIPEGTIDSELFGHEKGAFTGATATRNGYFEVADGGTIFLDEVGELPLTTQVRLLRVLENGEFIKVGSSKVQKTDVRIVAATNVNMFEAIKKEKFREDLFYRLSTVDINLPPLRERQEDIHILFRKFASDFALKYKMPTIKLTDDAVQLLIKYRWSGNIRQLRNVAEQVSVLEQNRTISAATLNSYLPSGNNLPAVINNTKSESDFSSEREILYKVLFDMKADLNDLKKLTMELMKTGNAKEVQEENESLIQKIYGENESESEFDEHIEDLEVLSISQNSSQPNPNLTSENTQDKYHFAEEIEEEETLSLHDKELELIKKSLERHKGKRKLAAEELGISERTLYRKIKQFDL, encoded by the coding sequence ATGGAAACAATACAATCTATAAAACAGCGTTTCGGGATTATTGGAAATAGTCCAACTTTAAACCGTGCTATCGAAAAAGCAATGCAAGTCGCTCCAACAGATATTTCTGTTTTAGTCACTGGAGAAAGCGGTGTTGGAAAGGAAAGTATCCCTAAAATAATTCACCAATTATCGCATAGAAAACACGGTAAATATATTGCTGTAAACTGTGGTGCAATACCTGAAGGAACTATAGATAGTGAACTTTTCGGTCATGAAAAAGGAGCTTTTACAGGAGCAACAGCAACTAGAAATGGTTATTTTGAAGTTGCAGATGGTGGGACCATTTTTCTAGATGAAGTCGGAGAACTTCCCTTAACAACGCAAGTCCGATTATTACGTGTTTTAGAAAATGGCGAATTTATAAAAGTAGGTTCTAGTAAAGTACAAAAAACAGATGTACGTATTGTCGCAGCAACAAATGTTAATATGTTTGAAGCTATAAAAAAGGAAAAATTTAGAGAAGACTTATTTTACCGTCTAAGTACGGTAGACATTAACCTCCCTCCCTTAAGAGAGCGGCAAGAAGACATCCATATATTATTCAGGAAATTTGCTAGTGATTTTGCATTAAAGTACAAAATGCCAACTATTAAATTAACTGATGACGCCGTACAACTGTTAATTAAATATCGCTGGAGCGGAAACATAAGACAACTTCGTAATGTTGCCGAACAAGTTTCTGTTTTAGAACAGAATAGAACCATAAGTGCAGCTACATTAAATAGTTATTTACCTAGCGGAAACAACTTACCTGCGGTAATTAATAATACAAAATCGGAGAGTGATTTTAGTAGTGAGCGTGAAATTTTGTACAAAGTATTATTTGACATGAAAGCCGATTTAAACGATTTAAAAAAGCTAACCATGGAGTTAATGAAAACAGGTAATGCTAAAGAGGTTCAGGAAGAAAACGAAAGTTTGATTCAGAAAATTTATGGAGAAAATGAGAGTGAATCAGAATTTGACGAACATATAGAAGATCTAGAAGTATTATCAATATCACAAAACTCTAGCCAACCTAACCCTAACTTAACTTCCGAAAACACCCAAGACAAATATCATTTTGCAGAAGAAATAGAGGAAGAAGAAACCTTGTCTTTACACGACAAAGAACTAGAATTAATAAAAAAATCTTTAGAACGTCATAAAGGAAAAAGAAAGCTAGCTGCTGAAGAACTAGGTATTAGCGAGCGAACACTCTACAGAAAAATTAAGCAATTTGATTTATAA